The sequence tgaaaaatcgtataaaaaagattaaaaatgaaattaaataaagaaaaaactaattcaatataaatattatattttatacgaaaatataaaataaaattatttttatattatattatgattatgattatgattatgattatgattaacgactaataataataataataataataataataataataataataatgacaaaTGTCGATTCATGTCAGCCAAATGTTCACTACAACTAAATAAAGAAATCATAAATGAGGTAACTTTGTCGCGAATCTGCAGTGCACTGAACTCTGCTTTGCTCCCAATCTCATCACCTAAGAAAAATGCCCGACAAATGTATGATCCGTGCCATTATTCTAAGTTTTTATGTTTTACTCACTCACAGATACGCACATAAAATATTAGTGGTTACGAAGGTGTATAGTGGGATAGCAGTTTGGTGATCAGATTTTGATTTTCAGATTCAATGGAGGATTTCTTGGCCAAGGCAGTGGATGCCGCTAAGATTGCTGGAGAGGTGGAACTTTACTCGCAATTGCTCAATCTTACATACatttttgttgatttgattTGTTAGCATTTATGTGATTAGCTTTGGCCACACTATTTGTTGTTTTGCTCGATTTTTTGTCATCTATTTGATTTAACTTCTGCTTCTAAGGTCATTAAGCATGGGTTCTATCTGACTAAGCACGTTGAGCACAAGGGCCAGGTACGATCTTCGCATAATTTTGATCTAATTAATGGGTACGTGTCTGGGTTGTCATATGTcaaaatttaatgtttttaagagatgtttgatatacaaaattaaatttcagGTGATAATGTTATATCATTGTAGAAATTCGGCTGAAAAATTCGGTGCTTTTATAACAATGCTAGTTTTATTTCAGTTAGATGTTCAGAAGTTGGAAGTGTGGTGAATATGATAAGTGATTTCTGAACTTTCGGGTATTTCGAATACTTTGTGTGGATGCTCCATAGTATTGTTTCAGTTtgcaaatcatatgttgaacatgAAGTATCAATCAAGGACTTTTGTCAATCTTAAGAAATCTAATGTTTATCCTCGTATTTTAATTCTTATCTGGACAAATCATTGGGGTGCCTTAGTAGTGGTCGAACGTACATTATTTTTTGTGGTAGAGGAATTTGAATCTGCGTTGTCCTTGGTTAAGAAAATGTATATATTATACGTGGTCCCTGATGGGGGTGCCAATGCACCTGATTAAAGTTGAATGGTTTTGCATCTAATCTTCCCTCCAGATAGAAAAGTTGGCGGCCCTTTGTTTGGATGCATTATGAGTAGTGAAGTGAGATAAACTTAGGTAATAGGAATAATTAAGTTGTCAAGATTAAAGCTAATTAGGTGTGATGGGTTATTTCCTGCTTTTGAATATTGCAGAAAATGATGGTCAAGCAAGGAAAAGAGAGAACAAAGGCAGCAATAAATCTTAATTTTTCTCGTTTCTGATAATTTTTTTGACATATAACAATGGTCCATTTGTTCCTGTGGATAGGTGGATTTAGTCACAGAAACTGATAAGAAATGCGAAAAACTGATTTTTGATAATCTCAAGCAACATTTCCCTGAACATAAGGTCAACTCTCTATTTTGGACTTTTCTTTTTCCGGTTGAAGTTCTCAAATCTAGTATTTTTCTGTTACTTGGTTTtggtatttgttttttttatgctTTTCTACCTTAGTTTGTTGGGGAAGAAACCACAGCTGCTTATGGCGCTACAGAATTGACCGAAGAACCCACTTGGATTGTTGATCCTTTGGATGGAACAACTAATTTTGTGCATGGGTATGCTATTACGTTTGCAATGAGACATTCTGAACCGTAAATCATTAGATGCGATAAATCCTaggtttccatttctatgtgtTTCTATTGGATTAACAATTGGACGGATTCCAATGGTCGGGGTTGTCTACAATCCAATTATGGATGAGGTAAAATATTCACCTTCGAATTAATTCTTTGATTGTTTAGATATTAGGTGATGCTCCAACACCTAACATTAATCATCCTATCCTAGCTCTTGCACCtgctaaattttcatattttctacATCTGTTGTTGGTATGTCATCGACAAAAAACTCAAATGCACAGCTAATCAAATGCGTATCTGTGCACTAAAATAATCACTAACTTGGTTCTCtcttcttttaatatttttacaacTGTATTTTCACTTGGTATTCATGTGTatccttttttttatatagtttgCTAGTATATTGGTAAAAAAAcgtttgattttcaattttcagcTTTTTACGGCCATCCGTGGTAAAGGTGCTTTCCTCAACGGGAAAGCCATAAAAGGTTTGTGCCTTTCTGTTTAGATCCTTACCTGTCCATTCATGGTTTGGTGTAATGACCA comes from Primulina huaijiensis isolate GDHJ02 chromosome 5, ASM1229523v2, whole genome shotgun sequence and encodes:
- the LOC140976850 gene encoding inositol-phosphate phosphatase-like — encoded protein: MEDFLAKAVDAAKIAGEVIKHGFYLTKHVEHKGQVDLVTETDKKCEKLIFDNLKQHFPEHKFVGEETTAAYGATELTEEPTWIVDPLDGTTNFVHGFPFLCVSIGLTIGRIPMVGVVYNPIMDELFTAIRGKGAFLNGKAIKVSSQTELVKALLATEVGTKRDKATVDETTNRINSLLFKVRSLRMSGSCALNLCGIACGRLDLFYELGFGGPWDVAAGAVIVTEAGGLVFDPSGKDFDITSQRIAASNPLLKDGFIETLKQSE